One genomic region from Terriglobus aquaticus encodes:
- the treY gene encoding malto-oligosyltrehalose synthase produces the protein MARIPHSTYRLQLHKGFTFDDASAIAPYLRDLGISHVYSSPYLQAGPESMHGYDVVDHHRVNRELGGAEAHERFSKRLGELKLGQVLDIVPNHMSVHRDNRMWWDVLENGPSSRFATFFDIDWNSVEEKLRDKVLMPVLGDQYGRVLAKGEIKLKREGECFLVQYGEQAFPMAPRSLAWPLGRGAALAPSDELNFLASSFARLPEPTSTEREVQLSRHRDKQVLQKLLQRLCKEEPRACAAIDEALEEINNNIDSLDEILSQQNFRLAYWKTSDQELGYRRFFDVNSLIGLRMERQYVFDETHELILYWLEKGLLDGIRIDHPDGLRDPRQYLERLRAKAPEAYIVVEKILEPGEWLRTEWPVEGTSGYDFLNVCNALLVKPDGMEALTAIYRDFTGQPTNFDDITFEKKTNVAKETLASDVNRLTNIFVQICESNREFRDFTRADIRRAIRTVAACFHVYRTYVVATQNEICEDDINHIRQALKEAAERKPDIDPCLFGFIGDVLTLKITGPREAEFVARFQQFTSPVMAKGVEDTAFYDYDRLTSLNEVGGDPSRNGLSVSEFHEYNTHMQQTFPLTMTTLSTHDTKRADDVRARLAVLSELPDRWSQQLQQWSEANRDLRTGNYPDPNTEYFLYQTLIGAWPIDADRTKTYMQKAMNEAKLETSWTNKNEAYENAVASFIDGLFARPAFLDSLKEFVNGINRSGRVNSLTQTLLKCVAPGMPDLYQGGELWDHSLVDPDNRRPVDYKLRAKLLKELQQITPAKFVETVEQRFEDEGSPKLWLTYQALQLRNERPQSFGSKAAYTPLVAQGAAADHVVAFSRGEDVVAVGQRFPQTIAGNWRDTTLELPTGSWTDRLSGARHNGGKIDVANLLDRFPVALLVRDSKN, from the coding sequence ATGGCTCGGATCCCCCACTCGACCTACCGTCTTCAATTGCACAAAGGCTTCACCTTTGACGACGCGTCAGCTATTGCGCCATACCTGCGCGATCTCGGCATCTCTCACGTGTACAGCTCGCCCTACCTGCAGGCGGGACCTGAGTCGATGCACGGCTATGACGTAGTCGACCATCATCGCGTGAACCGCGAACTGGGCGGAGCGGAGGCGCACGAACGATTCTCGAAGAGGCTCGGCGAGCTGAAGCTCGGCCAGGTACTCGACATTGTGCCGAACCACATGAGCGTGCACCGGGACAATCGCATGTGGTGGGACGTGCTGGAGAACGGCCCGTCGAGCCGGTTCGCAACGTTCTTCGATATCGACTGGAACTCCGTCGAAGAGAAGCTGCGCGACAAGGTGCTGATGCCGGTGCTGGGTGACCAGTACGGCCGCGTTCTGGCCAAGGGCGAGATCAAGCTGAAGCGCGAAGGCGAATGCTTCCTGGTGCAGTATGGTGAGCAAGCATTCCCCATGGCTCCGCGCTCACTGGCATGGCCACTTGGACGCGGAGCGGCGCTGGCACCGAGCGATGAGCTGAACTTCCTGGCGTCTTCTTTTGCGCGTTTGCCGGAGCCCACATCGACCGAGCGCGAAGTACAGCTGTCACGCCACCGCGACAAACAGGTTCTGCAGAAGCTGCTGCAGCGGCTGTGCAAGGAAGAGCCGCGCGCGTGTGCCGCCATCGACGAGGCACTGGAAGAGATCAACAACAACATCGATTCACTCGACGAGATCCTGAGCCAGCAGAACTTCCGCCTGGCCTACTGGAAGACGAGCGATCAGGAGCTGGGGTATCGCCGCTTCTTTGACGTGAACTCCCTGATCGGTCTGCGCATGGAGCGCCAGTACGTCTTCGACGAGACGCACGAACTGATCCTGTACTGGCTTGAAAAGGGTTTGCTGGATGGCATTCGCATCGACCACCCGGATGGCTTGCGCGATCCGCGCCAGTACCTGGAACGTCTGCGTGCGAAAGCGCCGGAAGCGTACATCGTGGTCGAGAAAATCCTCGAGCCTGGCGAGTGGCTGCGCACCGAGTGGCCGGTCGAAGGCACCAGTGGCTACGACTTCCTGAACGTGTGCAATGCCCTGCTGGTGAAGCCGGACGGCATGGAAGCTCTGACGGCGATCTACCGCGACTTCACCGGGCAGCCAACGAACTTCGACGACATCACGTTTGAGAAGAAGACCAACGTCGCCAAGGAAACGCTGGCGAGCGATGTAAACCGGCTGACGAACATCTTTGTGCAGATCTGCGAATCCAACCGCGAGTTCCGCGACTTTACGCGCGCGGACATCCGGCGCGCCATCCGCACCGTGGCGGCCTGCTTCCACGTGTATCGCACGTATGTCGTCGCCACGCAGAACGAAATCTGCGAGGACGACATCAACCACATTCGCCAGGCTCTGAAGGAAGCGGCAGAGCGCAAACCGGACATCGATCCGTGCCTGTTCGGTTTCATTGGGGACGTGTTGACGCTGAAGATCACTGGCCCGCGCGAGGCAGAGTTCGTGGCGCGCTTCCAGCAGTTCACTTCCCCGGTCATGGCAAAAGGCGTGGAAGACACGGCCTTCTATGACTACGACCGGCTGACGAGTTTGAACGAAGTGGGCGGGGACCCTTCGCGGAACGGGCTCTCCGTGAGCGAGTTCCACGAGTACAACACACACATGCAGCAGACGTTCCCGCTGACCATGACCACGCTGAGCACGCACGACACCAAGCGCGCAGACGACGTGCGTGCGCGGCTTGCGGTTCTGAGTGAACTGCCGGACCGGTGGTCGCAGCAACTGCAGCAGTGGTCGGAGGCGAACCGCGACCTGCGCACTGGCAACTACCCCGACCCGAACACGGAATACTTCCTCTATCAGACACTCATTGGGGCATGGCCGATCGACGCGGATCGCACCAAGACCTACATGCAAAAGGCCATGAACGAGGCCAAGCTGGAGACAAGCTGGACCAACAAGAACGAGGCATACGAAAATGCGGTCGCCAGCTTTATCGACGGCCTGTTTGCGCGGCCGGCGTTCCTGGATTCCTTGAAAGAGTTTGTGAACGGGATCAATCGCAGCGGGCGCGTCAACTCCCTCACGCAGACGCTGCTGAAGTGCGTGGCGCCAGGCATGCCGGACCTCTATCAGGGCGGAGAGCTGTGGGACCACTCGCTGGTAGACCCGGATAATCGCCGCCCTGTCGATTACAAACTTCGGGCGAAGCTCTTGAAGGAGCTGCAGCAGATCACGCCGGCAAAGTTCGTTGAGACGGTCGAACAGCGTTTCGAAGATGAGGGCTCGCCGAAGCTTTGGCTCACGTACCAGGCCCTGCAACTGCGGAATGAGCGGCCACAGAGCTTTGGCTCAAAGGCGGCCTACACGCCGCTGGTGGCACAGGGTGCTGCGGCCGATCACGTCGTCGCCTTCTCGCGAGGAGAAGATGTGGTCGCGGTCGGGCAGCGGTTCCCGCAGACGATTGCGGGCAACTGGCGTGACACTACGCTGGAGCTGCCAACCGGATCCTGGACGGATCGCCTGAGCGGGGCGCGGCACAATGGGGGAAAGATCGACGTTGCAAACCTGCTAGACCGGTTTCCTGTGGCGCTGCTGGTGCGCGACAGTAAGAATTGA